In Chloroflexota bacterium, a single window of DNA contains:
- a CDS encoding ABC transporter substrate-binding protein: TIAQFLARDKIVVFTNTIDTSVESNPWVFQSGMTVADQYNMALQWLSDHWINYPTKPKIGIVSWDTSYELPVVAAMKAYVQSHPDKFDLVSSYVQPAGTVTWSGVVRALKSCDYVCPIFAGGVGYSSFISQFRAAGGTATFFAGEGLPCWTNLIIPTSGWEAMDGSFNALSWTWFSYQDCTMAAVAKAGVQKHSGETEVSLGYAYVSQVVAQAFQYQVLKAAVEKVGAANVDKQAIYDTTVNFRYTIQGLPEMSYSEGNRVNTRYGMIWEWSAEASDLVPISDWLLAP, encoded by the coding sequence ACACAATAGCCCAGTTCCTAGCAAGAGACAAGATTGTCGTCTTCACCAACACCATAGACACATCCGTAGAATCTAACCCGTGGGTATTTCAGTCGGGCATGACTGTAGCCGACCAGTATAACATGGCGCTGCAATGGCTGAGTGATCACTGGATCAATTATCCAACAAAGCCGAAAATCGGCATTGTGAGCTGGGATACCTCCTACGAATTGCCTGTAGTTGCTGCCATGAAAGCGTACGTTCAGTCTCACCCGGATAAATTCGACCTGGTTAGCAGTTACGTTCAGCCGGCAGGAACAGTAACCTGGAGTGGCGTGGTACGTGCCCTGAAGAGCTGTGATTATGTATGTCCCATTTTCGCTGGCGGCGTAGGGTACTCCAGCTTTATTTCCCAGTTTCGAGCTGCGGGAGGTACTGCCACCTTCTTCGCTGGTGAGGGGTTGCCTTGTTGGACTAACCTGATAATACCGACGTCAGGATGGGAGGCCATGGACGGGTCATTCAATGCCCTGTCGTGGACATGGTTTAGTTACCAGGATTGTACCATGGCGGCCGTGGCCAAGGCGGGTGTTCAAAAGCACTCTGGAGAGACTGAGGTTTCCCTAGGTTATGCATATGTCTCCCAAGTTGTGGCGCAGGCCTTCCAGTATCAGGTGCTGAAGGCGGCGGTGGAGAAGGTAGGCGCTGCGAACGTTGATAAGCAGGCTATTTATGACACAACTGTAAACTTTCGCTACACCATCCAGGGCTTGCCAGAGATGAGTTACAGCGAAGGCAACCGGGTCAACACCCGTTATGGGATGATATGGGAGTGGAGCGCTGAGGCCAGTGATCTCGTACCGATTTCAGACTGGCTTCTGGCACCTTAG